TCGGTGCGGCACCGGGGGCGCCCAGACCGTCTGCCGGGGTCCTCGCGCCCGGCCGCACACCGGTGGATCATGAGGTCAGACGACGGAAGGCGGCAGATGTCCCAGGGCTCGGGCAGACGACACGTCTCGCAATGGCGCCGACTGGCGCCGGGCCTCGTCGCGCTCCTCGGCTACCGGCGCTCGTGGCTGACGGGTGACCTGCTCGCCGGTGTGACGGTGGCCGCGTACCTCGTGCCGCAGGTCATGGCGTACGCGGGGGTGGCGGGGCTGCCGCCGGTGGCCGGCCTGTGGGCGATCCTGCCGGCCCTCGCGATGTACGCCCTGTTCGGTTCCTCGCGGCTCCTGTCGGTCGGCCCCGAGTCCACGACCGCCCTCATGACGGCCACCGTGGTCGCACCGCTCGCCGCCGGGGACCCCGGACGCTACGCGTCGCTGGCAGCGGCCCTGGCGGTCACGGTCGGGCTGCTCTGCCTGGTCGCCCGGGCGGTGCGGCTGGGCTTCCTCGCGGACCTGCTGTCCCGCCCCGTCCTGATCGGCTATCTGGCGGGCGTGGCGCTCATCATGATGGTGGACCAGGTGCCCAAGCTCACCGGGGTGCGGACGACCGGCGCGGAGTTCTTCCCTCAACTGTGGTCCTTCGTCACCCACCTGACGGACGCGCACCTGGCGACCGTCGTGTTCTCCGCCGTCGTGCTCGTGTTCCTCTTCGTGACGGCCCGGTACGTCCCTGCCGTGCCCGGTCCGCTGGTGGCGGTCGTCCTGGGCACCGCCGCCGTCGTCGTCTTCGACCTCGACGGGCGGTACGGGCTGAAGGTGATCGGCGAGGTCCCGTCCGGTCTGCCGGGCCTCGCCGTCCCGGACCTGAGCGAGTTGCCGCGTCTCGTCCTGCCCGCGCTCGGTGTGCTGCTGGTCGCCTACACCGACTTCATCCTGACCGCGCGGGCCTTCACCGACCGCGACGACGAAGGTCCCGGGCTCGACGCCAACCAGGAGTTCCTCGCCCTGGGCGCGGCCAACCTGGGCGCCGGGGCGCTGCACGGTTTCCCGGTGAGCAGCAGCGCCAGCCGCACCGCGCTGGCCTCCTCGGGGGGTGCCCGCAGCCAGGCGTACTCCCTGTGGGCCGGGGCGGTGGTGCTCGCCGTGCTGCTCTTCCTGAGCCCGCTGCTGTCCCGCACGCCGTCGGCCGTGCTCGGCGCGCTCGTCGTCTACGCGGCGGTCCGCATGATCGACCTCGCCGGCTTCCGACGGCTGGCGTCCTTCCGCCGCCGGGAACTGCTCCTGGCGCTCGGCTGCCTCGCCGGGGTGCTCGCCCTGGACATCCTGTACGGGGTGATCGTGGCCGTCGGTCTGTCGGTGGCCGAGCTGCTGACCCGGGTGGCGCGCCCGCACGACGCGATCGAGGGACTGGTCCCCGGTGTGGCCGGCATGCACGACGTCGCCGACTATCGACAGGCCCGGACTGTTCCCGGACTGCTCGTCTACCGCTACGACTCGCCGTTGTTCTTCGCCAACGCGGAGAACTTCCGGCGTCGTGCCCTGGCCGCCCTGGACGAACAGAGCGACCCGGTCCGCTGGTTCGTCCTCAACACCGAGGCCAATGTCGAGGTCGACATCACCGCCCTCGACGCGGTCGACGAACTGCGCCGCGAACTGGCCCACCGCGGCGTCGTGTT
The Streptomyces sp. NBC_01485 genome window above contains:
- a CDS encoding SulP family inorganic anion transporter, with product MSQGSGRRHVSQWRRLAPGLVALLGYRRSWLTGDLLAGVTVAAYLVPQVMAYAGVAGLPPVAGLWAILPALAMYALFGSSRLLSVGPESTTALMTATVVAPLAAGDPGRYASLAAALAVTVGLLCLVARAVRLGFLADLLSRPVLIGYLAGVALIMMVDQVPKLTGVRTTGAEFFPQLWSFVTHLTDAHLATVVFSAVVLVFLFVTARYVPAVPGPLVAVVLGTAAVVVFDLDGRYGLKVIGEVPSGLPGLAVPDLSELPRLVLPALGVLLVAYTDFILTARAFTDRDDEGPGLDANQEFLALGAANLGAGALHGFPVSSSASRTALASSGGARSQAYSLWAGAVVLAVLLFLSPLLSRTPSAVLGALVVYAAVRMIDLAGFRRLASFRRRELLLALGCLAGVLALDILYGVIVAVGLSVAELLTRVARPHDAIEGLVPGVAGMHDVADYRQARTVPGLLVYRYDSPLFFANAENFRRRALAALDEQSDPVRWFVLNTEANVEVDITALDAVDELRRELAHRGVVFALARVKQDLLNDLERYGLVGSVGRERIFPTLPTAVAAYRAWLGGQPGGQ